In the Atribacterota bacterium genome, one interval contains:
- a CDS encoding ABC transporter ATP-binding protein, with product MVELELRNVTKRYGSLVAVKDLSFRTRKGELVVLLGPPGAGKSSTLKMVAGVENVTSGEILMDGQVINHFDPAERDVAMAFETYALYPHLSVFENIAFPLRSPKRARNFSEEAVRKRVLEVARFLEIDMLLERKPKELSGGQRQRVSLARCLIREPKAFLLDEPIAHLDAKLRHRLRRELKKWQEERGTTTLYTTTDYLEAFSVADRITVLNRGILEQIGTWEEIYNHPASQFVGMIVSDPPMNYADANVVTKDGEIVLDVKGILFRLSSFTQEKIRAMKFQEVIMGIFPSKIVPLAPGLSSSSGTIVHGVAKFVELRGSRKIVFVATEKNFTFTVQLSAEEKVKPGDTVQYFFGMEEIQVFDRESKKNIIFLS from the coding sequence ATGGTGGAGTTGGAGCTCAGAAATGTAACCAAGAGGTATGGGAGTCTGGTGGCAGTGAAAGACTTGTCCTTTAGAACCCGCAAAGGAGAACTTGTCGTTTTACTGGGTCCTCCTGGTGCAGGAAAGAGTTCCACCTTGAAGATGGTGGCTGGCGTGGAAAATGTGACATCCGGTGAAATTTTGATGGATGGTCAGGTCATTAACCATTTTGACCCCGCTGAGCGGGATGTAGCTATGGCCTTCGAGACGTATGCTCTGTATCCGCATCTTTCGGTGTTTGAAAATATCGCTTTCCCCCTGCGTTCACCGAAGAGAGCTCGTAATTTTTCTGAGGAAGCGGTGAGGAAAAGGGTTCTTGAAGTCGCTCGGTTTCTGGAAATTGACATGCTTTTGGAGCGAAAGCCAAAAGAACTGAGTGGTGGACAACGGCAGAGAGTGAGTTTAGCTCGATGTCTCATTCGGGAGCCCAAGGCTTTTCTTTTGGATGAACCGATTGCACATCTCGACGCTAAGCTCCGGCACCGCTTAAGAAGGGAATTGAAAAAATGGCAGGAAGAACGTGGTACCACTACTCTCTATACCACTACTGATTATCTGGAAGCTTTTTCGGTAGCGGATCGGATTACGGTATTAAATAGGGGGATCTTAGAACAAATTGGAACCTGGGAGGAGATTTATAACCACCCAGCAAGCCAATTTGTGGGTATGATTGTGAGTGATCCGCCCATGAACTACGCCGATGCAAATGTTGTTACAAAAGACGGTGAAATTGTTCTGGATGTGAAAGGGATTTTATTCAGATTGTCATCTTTTACCCAGGAAAAAATCCGTGCCATGAAATTCCAGGAAGTTATCATGGGTATTTTTCCAAGTAAAATTGTACCTTTAGCGCCCGGTTTATCTTCCTCTTCTGGGACAATTGTTCATGGTGTAGCGAAATTTGTGGAACTGCGTGGTTCGAGGAAAATTGTTTTCGTGGCTACTGAAAAGAACTTCACTTTCACCGTCCAGCTCTCAGCGGAGGAAAAGGTGAAACCGGGGGATACGGTGCAGTATTTCTTCGGAATGGAAGAGATTCAGGTGTTTGATCGAGAATCCAAAAAGAACATCATTTTCCTTAGTTAG
- a CDS encoding ABC transporter ATP-binding protein — protein sequence MAEVRVEHVWKFYREEAGAAQRIEAVKDASFRCEDREFLCLLGPSGCGKTSTLRMIAGLEKISRGDIYIGEKRVNDLPPKDRMLAMSFESYALYPPLSVYDNIAFPLRARKYPENKIKEKISIVADLLDIGDILSFKPAKLSGGEQQRVSLARALVREDAQVTLMDEPISHLDAQLKAKLRIDLKRIQREWNLTVIYVTHDQLEALSMADKVVVMNLGEIQQVGSPEDLYERPANLFVAGFIGEPPMNFIECSLVEEGGQSFLKFHEFTFPLSSELAQKMKKEDGKEKWIVGVRPGDVLLGVEVEGGYTMKGLVYSVEPLGESSIVILEVNGQRIFAEVAGSSVEKEGNVVTFSFHREKAHIFNASTGKSIKI from the coding sequence ATGGCAGAGGTGCGAGTAGAGCATGTCTGGAAATTTTACCGGGAAGAGGCTGGTGCTGCTCAAAGGATAGAAGCAGTGAAGGATGCTTCGTTTCGGTGCGAGGATAGAGAATTTCTGTGTTTATTGGGTCCCTCAGGGTGTGGTAAGACCTCAACGTTGAGAATGATTGCTGGGTTAGAAAAGATTTCCCGAGGAGATATCTACATAGGTGAAAAAAGGGTTAATGATTTGCCACCGAAGGACCGAATGTTGGCCATGTCTTTTGAGTCGTACGCCCTGTATCCGCCTTTGAGTGTATACGATAACATCGCTTTTCCCCTGCGAGCGAGGAAATATCCCGAGAACAAGATCAAGGAGAAGATATCCATTGTGGCGGACCTCTTAGATATTGGAGATATTTTGAGTTTTAAGCCGGCAAAGTTGAGCGGTGGTGAGCAGCAGAGGGTTTCTCTAGCTCGGGCTTTGGTGCGGGAAGATGCTCAGGTGACGCTGATGGATGAACCAATATCACATCTTGATGCTCAATTGAAGGCCAAACTCCGTATCGATTTGAAGCGAATCCAGAGGGAATGGAATTTAACAGTCATATATGTGACCCACGACCAGCTTGAAGCACTCAGTATGGCTGATAAAGTGGTGGTTATGAATCTTGGGGAAATTCAGCAGGTCGGAAGCCCAGAAGATCTCTACGAAAGACCAGCGAACCTTTTTGTAGCTGGTTTTATTGGTGAACCTCCGATGAATTTCATCGAATGCTCCTTGGTGGAAGAAGGTGGACAATCCTTTCTTAAATTCCATGAATTTACCTTTCCTCTTTCCAGTGAATTGGCTCAAAAAATGAAAAAAGAGGATGGCAAAGAAAAGTGGATTGTGGGTGTCCGTCCTGGTGATGTGCTTTTGGGAGTGGAAGTGGAAGGTGGGTACACCATGAAGGGTTTGGTATATAGCGTAGAACCTTTGGGAGAATCTTCTATTGTTATTCTGGAGGTAAACGGGCAGAGAATTTTTGCGGAAGTAGCTGGTTCTTCGGTGGAAAAAGAGGGAAATGTGGTGACTTTTTCTTTCCACCGGGAAAAGGCTCACATCTTTAATGCTTCAACAGGAAAGTCTATCAAAATATAA
- a CDS encoding alcohol dehydrogenase catalytic domain-containing protein, whose translation MSYFEAVEGLPKKMKAVVAYKPGDYRLEEVDVPDLDDEEVLLRVGGCGICAGDVKGYHGAPSFWGGEGQPSWIKAPFIPGHEFYGQVVALGKGAREKYGLSLGDWAVSEQIIPCGKCRFCLEGKYWMCEVHNIYGFQGKVADGAYAEYVRLPKTARNYKLPEGFPLKVAPYVEPLACAIHAVERGDIQFNDVVVIAGLGALGLGMVQAARLKNPKMLIAIDIREKRLQLAKEYGADLILNPQKEDVVGKVKSLTGGYGCDVYIQASGHPSGAVQGLQMIRKLGRFVEFSVYNDPVTVDWSIIGDRKELDLRGAHLSPYTYESTIRFLNDGRIKADQIITHEIPLAEFKRGFEMVEKGEESIKVVLIP comes from the coding sequence ATGTCGTATTTTGAAGCGGTTGAGGGTTTGCCAAAAAAGATGAAGGCGGTGGTAGCGTATAAGCCCGGGGATTATCGGCTTGAGGAAGTGGACGTACCCGACCTTGATGATGAGGAAGTGTTACTCCGGGTGGGAGGATGCGGAATTTGTGCCGGGGATGTGAAGGGGTACCATGGTGCACCATCGTTCTGGGGTGGAGAAGGGCAACCGTCGTGGATCAAGGCTCCTTTTATTCCTGGGCATGAGTTCTACGGTCAGGTAGTGGCGCTGGGAAAAGGAGCCAGGGAGAAGTATGGGTTATCTTTGGGAGATTGGGCGGTTTCGGAACAGATTATTCCCTGTGGAAAATGCCGCTTTTGTCTTGAGGGAAAGTACTGGATGTGCGAAGTGCACAATATTTATGGTTTTCAGGGTAAGGTGGCCGATGGTGCCTATGCTGAGTATGTGAGGCTTCCCAAAACGGCCAGAAATTATAAACTGCCGGAAGGTTTCCCTCTGAAGGTTGCCCCCTATGTGGAACCTCTGGCTTGTGCTATCCATGCCGTAGAGCGGGGTGATATTCAGTTTAACGATGTGGTGGTGATTGCTGGGTTGGGAGCCCTGGGCTTAGGGATGGTTCAGGCAGCCCGATTGAAGAACCCCAAAATGCTGATCGCGATTGATATTCGGGAAAAACGTTTGCAGTTAGCCAAGGAATATGGTGCTGACTTAATTTTGAATCCTCAAAAGGAGGACGTGGTAGGCAAAGTGAAATCCCTCACCGGTGGGTATGGCTGCGATGTGTATATCCAGGCCAGTGGCCATCCCTCCGGAGCGGTTCAGGGTTTGCAGATGATTCGTAAGCTCGGTCGTTTTGTGGAATTCAGCGTCTACAATGATCCGGTGACCGTGGACTGGAGTATCATTGGAGACCGGAAAGAACTTGATTTGCGCGGTGCCCACTTGAGTCCCTATACCTACGAGAGCACGATTCGGTTTCTGAACGATGGTCGGATCAAGGCGGATCAGATCATCACCCATGAGATTCCCTTGGCTGAGTTCAAAAGAGGTTTTGAGATGGTGGAGAAAGGGGAAGAGTCAATTAAGGTCGTATTGATTCCATAA
- the rpiB gene encoding ribose 5-phosphate isomerase B, producing the protein MYLAIASDHFGYPLKAVLVEHLKSKNVEFEDLGVFSENEVVDYPDVALELCLGIREGKYQYGVLVCGTGIGMAMAANKVPGIYAACAHDIYSAERAKKSNNSNVLTLGRHIVGPELAKMLLDAWLGSEFQGGRSLPKVKKIREIEKKLMKGE; encoded by the coding sequence ATGTACCTGGCTATTGCATCGGACCATTTTGGGTATCCCTTGAAAGCAGTGTTGGTGGAACACCTGAAGAGTAAGAATGTGGAATTTGAAGACCTGGGAGTTTTTTCAGAGAATGAAGTGGTGGATTACCCTGATGTGGCGTTAGAGCTTTGTCTTGGAATTCGAGAGGGAAAATATCAGTATGGGGTTTTGGTCTGCGGAACCGGCATCGGAATGGCTATGGCGGCCAACAAGGTTCCAGGGATATACGCGGCCTGTGCCCATGATATCTACTCTGCAGAGCGAGCTAAGAAGAGTAACAACTCTAACGTTCTTACTTTAGGGCGACACATTGTGGGTCCGGAGTTGGCCAAGATGCTCCTTGATGCCTGGTTAGGGAGTGAATTTCAGGGCGGAAGGTCGTTACCCAAAGTGAAGAAAATTCGGGAGATAGAGAAAAAATTAATGAAGGGGGAATAA
- a CDS encoding dihydroxyacetone kinase subunit DhaK, with amino-acid sequence MKKFINHPENLVEEMLEGFVKANVDKVRRLPTERVLVRKDAPVKGKVGIVTGGGSGHKPAFIGYIGKGLVDAVAVGDIFAAPPVQRVYEAIKAVDGGKGVLLCLGNYSGDVMNFGMAAELAQAEGIPIESVIVNDDVASSPKDRMDNRRGVAGEVILWKVVGALAEEGADLAKMKEVGTRAVFNTRSLGVAHTPCIMPSSGKPSFEIGEDEMEIGVGHHGEPGIQRMKMMSADEVTELMTLKVIEDLPFKSGDEVTVLINGLGSTSLLEMYISFRKVAQILADHSIKIHRTYIGEFFTSMEMGGFSVTLTKMDDELKRLMDAPCNGVHFIQH; translated from the coding sequence GTGAAAAAGTTCATCAATCATCCAGAAAACTTAGTTGAGGAAATGTTGGAAGGATTTGTCAAGGCCAATGTTGATAAGGTTCGGAGATTACCCACCGAAAGGGTTCTGGTGCGAAAAGATGCACCAGTGAAAGGAAAAGTGGGAATCGTGACTGGGGGTGGTTCAGGACATAAGCCGGCTTTTATCGGATACATTGGGAAAGGCCTTGTGGATGCGGTGGCAGTGGGTGATATTTTTGCTGCCCCCCCGGTCCAGAGAGTATATGAGGCCATCAAGGCCGTGGATGGTGGAAAAGGAGTTCTCCTGTGTCTGGGAAATTACTCTGGAGATGTGATGAACTTTGGCATGGCTGCTGAGCTGGCTCAGGCAGAGGGAATTCCAATAGAGAGTGTCATTGTGAATGATGATGTGGCCTCGAGTCCTAAGGATCGGATGGATAATCGCCGGGGTGTAGCTGGAGAGGTCATTCTCTGGAAAGTGGTGGGAGCTCTGGCGGAGGAAGGAGCAGATTTAGCCAAAATGAAGGAGGTGGGAACCCGGGCTGTTTTTAATACCCGCAGTCTCGGGGTAGCCCATACACCCTGTATCATGCCTTCTTCAGGGAAGCCGAGTTTTGAGATTGGGGAAGATGAAATGGAGATTGGTGTAGGTCACCATGGAGAACCGGGTATACAAAGGATGAAAATGATGAGCGCTGATGAAGTTACAGAACTCATGACTTTGAAAGTGATCGAAGACCTTCCTTTTAAATCTGGGGATGAAGTGACCGTGCTCATCAATGGACTGGGTTCAACTTCACTTCTTGAAATGTACATCTCTTTCCGGAAGGTGGCTCAGATTCTTGCCGATCATTCCATCAAGATTCATCGGACATACATTGGTGAATTCTTTACCTCCATGGAGATGGGTGGTTTCTCAGTGACACTCACCAAAATGGATGATGAATTAAAGCGTCTTATGGATGCCCCCTGTAACGGAGTTCACTTTATCCAACATTGA
- the dhaL gene encoding dihydroxyacetone kinase subunit DhaL → MGVSFERVKMAFVRILEELEKNRQYLNDLDAPIGDSDHGDSVTNAFRKVKEAVDKYPEGDRDIGKLLQEVGKSIIFSGGAAMGPLYGTAFMDAGKVVSGKPELTPQDVVTMWEAFAGGIARRGNAKMGEKTMYDTIYPMVESLKASLAAGEGFEEMITRAIERARQGMESTKDMLSLRGRSSRLGERSIGHIDPGAASSFIVIKAFLETLLEK, encoded by the coding sequence GTGGGCGTATCGTTTGAAAGAGTGAAAATGGCTTTTGTTCGAATACTTGAAGAACTAGAAAAAAATCGCCAGTATCTCAATGATCTTGATGCTCCGATTGGGGATTCAGACCACGGAGATAGTGTCACCAATGCGTTTCGAAAAGTAAAAGAAGCAGTGGATAAATATCCAGAAGGAGATCGGGATATTGGAAAACTTCTTCAAGAAGTGGGGAAATCCATCATCTTTTCCGGAGGGGCGGCCATGGGGCCTCTTTATGGGACTGCCTTTATGGATGCCGGGAAGGTGGTCAGTGGGAAACCTGAGCTGACTCCTCAGGATGTGGTGACCATGTGGGAAGCTTTTGCCGGAGGCATTGCCCGTCGAGGAAATGCTAAGATGGGCGAAAAAACCATGTACGACACCATTTATCCCATGGTGGAATCGCTCAAGGCATCTTTAGCTGCTGGAGAGGGCTTTGAGGAAATGATAACGAGGGCCATCGAAAGAGCTCGGCAGGGAATGGAATCAACCAAAGATATGCTCTCTCTGCGAGGTCGTTCCAGCCGCCTTGGAGAACGAAGCATTGGTCACATTGATCCTGGAGCTGCGTCGAGCTTTATCGTCATTAAGGCATTTCTGGAAACATTACTTGAAAAGTGA
- a CDS encoding SDR family oxidoreductase: MSEFQVDISFSLKDKVALVTGGARGIGKAIAILFAQNGARTVLVDLDPVVESVAREVSALGNSSIAVVADVTKKEDVEKVVTTAVQEFGTIDILVNNAGVAYLDDAENLSEESWDKTMAVNLKAPFLLAQTAGKVMIQNKKGKIINIASQAGIVALDKHVAYCASKAGLIGMTKVLALEWAEFGINVNAIAPTVILTELGKKAWAGEVGEAMKKKIPLRRFGYPEEVAAAALYLASPASDLVTGETLVIDGGYTIQ; the protein is encoded by the coding sequence TTGAGTGAATTTCAGGTTGATATTTCGTTTTCCTTAAAGGATAAAGTTGCTCTCGTTACCGGTGGAGCCCGAGGGATTGGCAAGGCTATCGCCATCCTCTTTGCTCAAAATGGTGCCCGTACGGTACTGGTCGACCTTGACCCGGTGGTGGAGTCAGTAGCACGAGAAGTTTCCGCGTTGGGCAATAGCAGCATTGCGGTTGTAGCTGATGTGACGAAGAAAGAAGATGTGGAAAAGGTTGTAACCACAGCGGTCCAGGAGTTTGGGACGATTGATATTCTGGTCAATAACGCTGGTGTAGCATACCTCGATGATGCAGAAAACCTTTCCGAAGAGTCCTGGGACAAAACCATGGCTGTTAATCTCAAAGCTCCTTTCTTGCTGGCTCAAACCGCAGGAAAGGTGATGATTCAGAATAAGAAGGGAAAAATCATCAACATTGCTTCCCAGGCTGGAATCGTTGCTCTTGATAAACATGTCGCATACTGTGCCAGTAAAGCTGGCCTTATTGGCATGACCAAGGTTCTGGCTCTGGAATGGGCGGAGTTTGGCATCAATGTCAATGCCATTGCTCCTACGGTGATTTTGACTGAACTGGGCAAAAAAGCCTGGGCTGGTGAAGTAGGAGAAGCCATGAAAAAGAAAATCCCCTTACGACGTTTTGGTTATCCGGAAGAAGTCGCTGCTGCAGCGCTCTATCTTGCGAGTCCTGCTTCAGACCTTGTGACTGGAGAGACTCTGGTCATCGATGGTGGATATACCATTCAGTAA
- a CDS encoding sugar ABC transporter substrate-binding protein — MIKKVTMLVVSCFLVFGVTALAFGWSLEEAAKPYAGATIRFITETTPPSYWIEEALPEFEKATGIKVIVERQAHPHLEEKALMDFAAGTGIYDVFNFDYSWTGKYVKAGYIEPFDKYINDPKLADPNNDLKDFYSRMWEGTSWDGVPYGYPFDSVIEYLFWNKAIFDKYGVAGPPKTPDEWMDAMAKLNHPPELYGTGMQAKRHLSIVCEWLNVLWAFDGDLYDEDYNVLLNNENAMKATEFYKKMAEYAPPGVTTWTWDDVNTALQQGIVAQTIQWDENYGSMEDPEESKVVGQMRYAPVPTARADGKPVSHYGGSSLGIPVSSKNKEAAFLFIQWATSYDVQLRGVGKGSSPTRRSIYQIPELRAKYPSFEATDAAAETTFWRPRIPEWDEMVEVLALELNSVVAGAKDVKEALATSAAKIEEILVKGGYKK; from the coding sequence ATGATCAAAAAGGTCACAATGTTGGTGGTGAGTTGTTTTTTGGTGTTTGGTGTAACAGCGCTGGCTTTTGGTTGGAGCCTTGAGGAAGCAGCGAAACCTTATGCTGGAGCGACGATACGATTTATTACCGAAACGACGCCCCCCAGTTACTGGATTGAGGAAGCTTTGCCTGAGTTTGAGAAAGCGACTGGCATCAAAGTAATTGTTGAACGGCAAGCACATCCTCACCTTGAGGAGAAGGCGTTAATGGATTTTGCAGCGGGGACTGGAATCTATGACGTATTTAACTTTGATTATTCCTGGACTGGCAAATATGTGAAAGCTGGATATATTGAACCATTTGATAAATACATTAACGATCCGAAATTGGCTGATCCGAACAATGACCTTAAAGATTTCTATTCCCGGATGTGGGAGGGAACCAGCTGGGATGGTGTCCCTTATGGTTATCCTTTCGACAGCGTTATTGAGTATCTCTTCTGGAACAAGGCCATTTTTGATAAATATGGTGTAGCTGGACCACCAAAAACGCCGGATGAGTGGATGGATGCCATGGCAAAGCTTAATCATCCACCAGAGCTCTATGGAACTGGGATGCAGGCCAAGCGACATCTCTCTATTGTCTGTGAGTGGCTCAATGTCCTGTGGGCCTTTGATGGTGACCTGTACGATGAAGATTACAACGTACTGCTCAACAATGAAAATGCCATGAAGGCTACAGAATTCTATAAGAAGATGGCTGAATATGCACCTCCTGGTGTGACCACCTGGACCTGGGACGACGTGAACACTGCGTTGCAACAAGGAATTGTGGCGCAAACCATCCAATGGGACGAAAACTATGGAAGCATGGAAGATCCCGAGGAGTCCAAGGTTGTTGGTCAAATGCGCTACGCTCCAGTTCCTACGGCTCGCGCTGATGGGAAACCGGTATCTCACTATGGTGGTTCAAGTTTAGGTATCCCAGTTTCTTCCAAAAATAAAGAGGCAGCCTTCCTCTTTATTCAGTGGGCGACAAGCTATGATGTCCAGCTTCGGGGTGTAGGTAAAGGGTCTTCTCCTACAAGAAGGTCCATTTATCAAATTCCGGAACTAAGGGCAAAATATCCCAGCTTTGAGGCGACCGACGCTGCAGCCGAAACCACATTCTGGAGACCTCGTATTCCTGAATGGGATGAAATGGTGGAAGTACTGGCTCTGGAGCTTAATTCAGTTGTGGCTGGTGCAAAAGACGTGAAAGAAGCTCTGGCTACTTCAGCGGCGAAGATTGAAGAAATTCTTGTGAAAGGTGGTTACAAGAAGTAA